In one window of Fibrobacter sp. UWH4 DNA:
- a CDS encoding DGQHR domain-containing protein, whose product MRKIYLQKITQHDIECYIGCIDPRDLVRVATKIEIAKVQDAQRPLNGKRIKEIASYVSEKKGILPNTLTLATKDKFYQIRQHSSFKELYYIEFPDSEDEFKQYAESIDVMDGQHRLYSFAEKQRLIQDDEKFEIGFTLFIRPSLSDRRQIFISCNEKQEKVSSNLLMWLKEKLGMLRDDEIFLYSIVSKLSNEYPLKGHIIMNAEKVKNGVKAKELMGFLKQIKIRDLAIDSEPLTEDEIIHVICTYLIAWEDVVDFTFAPDANGKFKPNAGVAVKTAGLKYMLLLLPTFWDRAVSMQKLFNAEFIQDTIKRFISSYAEERSLFFALDEHKKHFADRTAIQRFADEGIKKIKALNAGKFNPLGK is encoded by the coding sequence ATGCGCAAAATTTACCTACAAAAGATTACCCAGCATGATATCGAATGCTATATCGGTTGCATTGATCCTCGTGATCTAGTCCGCGTTGCGACAAAGATTGAAATTGCAAAGGTTCAGGACGCACAACGACCTTTAAACGGAAAACGTATAAAGGAAATTGCTTCATATGTAAGTGAGAAAAAAGGGATTCTTCCTAATACATTGACCCTGGCAACCAAGGATAAGTTCTATCAGATACGTCAACATTCATCATTTAAGGAACTCTATTACATTGAATTTCCTGATTCTGAAGATGAATTTAAACAGTATGCAGAATCTATTGATGTGATGGACGGGCAACATAGATTGTATTCTTTCGCTGAGAAACAAAGACTCATTCAAGATGATGAAAAATTTGAAATAGGATTCACTTTGTTTATCCGTCCGTCTTTAAGCGATCGAAGACAAATTTTTATCAGTTGCAACGAAAAGCAGGAAAAAGTTAGCAGCAATCTGCTGATGTGGCTCAAGGAAAAATTAGGCATGCTTAGAGATGATGAAATCTTTCTTTATAGCATTGTGTCCAAATTAAGTAATGAATATCCCCTAAAGGGACACATTATTATGAATGCAGAAAAGGTCAAGAATGGGGTTAAAGCAAAGGAATTAATGGGATTCCTGAAGCAGATAAAAATTAGAGATTTGGCCATCGATTCCGAACCATTGACTGAAGATGAAATTATCCATGTTATTTGCACGTATTTAATAGCGTGGGAAGACGTAGTTGATTTCACATTCGCCCCAGATGCAAATGGAAAATTCAAACCGAATGCTGGGGTTGCTGTAAAAACAGCGGGTTTGAAGTATATGCTTCTTCTCTTGCCAACTTTCTGGGATCGTGCGGTATCCATGCAGAAACTATTCAATGCTGAATTTATTCAGGATACAATTAAGAGATTTATTTCGTCATATGCTGAAGAAAGAAGCTTATTCTTTGCTTTGGATGAACATAAAAAGCATTTTGCCGACAGAACTGCAATACAGCGTTTTGCTGATGAGGGAATAAAGAAAATCAAGGCTCTTAATGCCGGAAAATTTAATCCGTTAGGAAAATAA
- a CDS encoding HNH endonuclease yields the protein MDSLENLFDNEEVRMEYRKAFLLNLFQKICSKMDKDEKFKLHIRKIYRESFDKVETTRVIVKKHTDCDLSQKDSIAMLEWFEANFHKLSRRKPISNEIRKDLVLKQKNCCAVCGELFGNDPSKIHIDHIVPWKLVGDELKNNFQALCETCNECKSAKTDYIFKRIMKLI from the coding sequence ATGGATTCTTTGGAAAATTTGTTTGATAATGAAGAAGTAAGAATGGAATATCGCAAAGCCTTCCTTTTGAATCTTTTTCAAAAAATCTGCTCAAAGATGGATAAGGATGAAAAATTTAAGCTTCATATCCGTAAAATTTATAGAGAATCCTTTGATAAAGTAGAAACAACACGAGTCATTGTGAAAAAGCATACAGATTGTGATTTGTCTCAAAAGGATTCAATAGCTATGCTAGAATGGTTTGAAGCAAATTTCCATAAATTATCCAGAAGAAAGCCTATTTCTAATGAGATAAGAAAAGACCTTGTCTTAAAACAGAAAAATTGTTGTGCGGTCTGTGGGGAATTGTTCGGAAACGACCCTTCAAAAATTCATATCGATCATATAGTTCCCTGGAAATTGGTTGGGGACGAACTTAAAAACAATTTCCAAGCGCTTTGCGAAACCTGTAACGAGTGTAAAAGTGCAAAAACAGACTATATTTTTAAAAGAATCATGAAACTTATCTAA
- a CDS encoding restriction endonuclease subunit S, with protein MIPSDWENGKLSDLGTIVAGGTPSKARSTYYTDNGIAWITPKDLSLHPNKFTSKGEIDISQEGYDNSSAKIMPKGTVLFSSRAPIGYISIAQNELCTNQGFKSVIPKVNVGTPYVYFYLKNHTEEIENKASGSTFKEASGSLMNGLEAIIPSNQILSKFNSLCNPIFEQQESLELENQRLVSLRDNLLPKLMSGEIDVADVRI; from the coding sequence GTGATACCAAGTGATTGGGAAAATGGAAAGTTATCAGATTTAGGAACTATTGTCGCCGGAGGAACACCATCTAAAGCTCGTAGCACATATTACACTGATAACGGAATTGCATGGATTACACCAAAAGATTTGTCTTTACACCCAAATAAGTTCACATCAAAGGGTGAAATTGACATCTCGCAAGAAGGTTATGATAATAGTAGTGCCAAAATCATGCCGAAAGGAACAGTTCTTTTTAGTTCAAGAGCTCCCATTGGCTATATATCCATTGCACAAAACGAATTGTGCACCAATCAGGGATTCAAATCTGTCATTCCCAAAGTAAATGTTGGTACTCCGTATGTTTACTTTTACTTGAAAAATCATACTGAAGAAATTGAAAACAAAGCGTCAGGTTCTACATTCAAGGAGGCTTCTGGCTCGCTTATGAACGGCTTAGAGGCTATAATCCCATCCAATCAAATACTCTCTAAATTCAATTCGCTTTGCAATCCTATTTTTGAACAACAGGAATCTTTAGAATTAGAAAATCAGCGACTTGTCTCATTACGAGATAATCTTCTCCCAAAACTTATGTCCGGAGAAATAGATGTTGCTGATGTAAGAATTTAG
- the xerA gene encoding site-specific tyrosine recombinase/integron integrase has product MVQNLISQVVLAMQPHLDNVQAKLLQDTLGAVFERFEVRAKSEVRELADDNRLIDAFLAAKRTEGCSPKTLKYYNTTILIAKASIGKCIKDIQTDDLRKYLTSYQQGKNLSKVTVDNVRRILSSFFSWLEDENYILKSPVRRIHKIKTTICIKETYSDESLEQMRDGSPQLRDVAMIDMFSSTGVRVGEMVLLNRDDIDFENRECIVLGKGDKERIVYFDARTKIHLQEYLNSRKDENPALFVSLKSPHRRLSINGIESRLRKLGRKLKIHRVHPHKFRRTMATMAIDKGMPIEQLQHLLGHRRIDTTLQYAMVKQNNVKFAHRKYIG; this is encoded by the coding sequence ATGGTGCAAAATCTTATTTCGCAGGTGGTGTTGGCGATGCAGCCGCACTTGGATAATGTGCAGGCAAAGCTGCTTCAGGATACGTTGGGAGCGGTGTTTGAGCGGTTTGAGGTGCGGGCAAAGTCCGAGGTTCGGGAGCTTGCGGACGACAATCGCTTGATTGATGCGTTTTTGGCGGCAAAGCGAACGGAGGGGTGTTCGCCGAAGACGTTGAAGTATTACAATACGACGATTCTTATCGCAAAGGCGAGTATCGGAAAATGCATCAAGGATATTCAGACAGATGACTTGCGGAAATACTTGACGAGTTATCAGCAGGGTAAGAATTTGAGTAAGGTGACGGTGGACAATGTGCGGCGGATTCTTTCTAGTTTTTTCAGTTGGCTTGAAGACGAGAATTACATTTTGAAGAGTCCTGTGCGACGAATTCACAAAATCAAGACGACGATTTGCATCAAGGAGACTTATTCTGACGAGTCCTTGGAGCAGATGCGCGACGGGAGTCCACAACTGCGGGATGTCGCGATGATAGACATGTTCTCTTCGACGGGAGTTCGTGTGGGCGAAATGGTCTTGTTGAACAGGGACGACATTGATTTTGAAAATCGGGAATGCATTGTTCTGGGTAAGGGCGACAAGGAACGGATTGTGTATTTTGACGCACGAACCAAGATTCATTTGCAGGAATATCTGAACAGTCGGAAGGACGAAAATCCGGCGCTGTTCGTGTCGCTAAAATCGCCGCACCGACGGCTTTCTATCAACGGAATCGAGAGCCGATTGCGGAAATTGGGGCGAAAACTCAAGATTCATCGGGTGCATCCGCATAAATTCAGGCGAACCATGGCAACGATGGCGATTGACAAAGGTATGCCTATCGAACAATTACAGCATTTATTGGGCCACCGACGCATCGATACGACGTTGCAATATGCGATGGTCAAGCAAAACAATGTTAAATTTGCTCATAGAAAATATATCGGGTAA
- a CDS encoding restriction endonuclease subunit S, giving the protein MSEWKECTIGELCSNICSGGTPNRSNDSFYNNGNIPWLNTKEVSFNRIYQTENFITELGLKNSAAKWIPQNTVVVAMYGATAGKSAIVKIPVTTNQACCNLTIDGSKADYRFVYYSLFNRYEHLASLANGGAQQNLNAGLIREFKISVPELETQTKIADILSSLDDKIELNNQINRNLEEQAQAIFKNWFIDFEPFGGEMPKDWINGKLGDFVEIKRGGSPRPIQEFLSDSGYRWLKISDVTALNSPFILQIAEHIKESGLNKTVFLKAGSLVLSNSATPGIPKILDLDSCIHDGWLYFPKSKLSNEFLYLFFRDIRKDLVNLGNGSIFTNLKTEILKNFDTALPSNKVLDDFQKIVEPLFKQMLNIQREIQNLSTLRDLLLPKFMTGEINLSC; this is encoded by the coding sequence ATGAGCGAATGGAAAGAATGCACAATAGGAGAACTCTGCTCTAATATTTGTAGTGGAGGAACGCCGAATAGAAGTAATGATTCTTTTTATAATAACGGCAATATTCCTTGGCTTAATACAAAAGAAGTTTCCTTCAATCGTATTTACCAAACCGAAAATTTCATTACTGAATTGGGTTTGAAAAATTCTGCTGCAAAATGGATTCCGCAGAATACAGTCGTTGTTGCCATGTATGGTGCGACTGCAGGAAAATCTGCTATTGTCAAAATTCCCGTTACAACAAATCAAGCATGTTGTAATTTAACCATTGATGGCTCAAAAGCTGATTATAGATTTGTTTATTACTCATTGTTTAATCGCTATGAACATTTGGCTTCATTGGCGAATGGCGGAGCCCAGCAAAATTTAAACGCAGGCTTAATTCGCGAATTCAAAATTAGTGTTCCTGAATTAGAAACTCAAACGAAAATTGCAGATATTTTATCATCGTTAGATGATAAAATTGAGTTGAATAATCAGATAAACAGGAATTTAGAGGAACAAGCCCAAGCAATCTTCAAGAACTGGTTCATAGATTTTGAACCATTTGGCGGTGAAATGCCGAAGGATTGGATTAATGGGAAATTAGGAGATTTTGTAGAAATAAAACGAGGTGGTTCTCCTAGACCAATTCAAGAATTCCTTTCGGATTCCGGCTATCGTTGGCTTAAAATATCAGATGTAACGGCATTAAATTCGCCATTTATTTTGCAAATTGCCGAACATATCAAGGAATCGGGCTTAAACAAAACTGTATTTCTGAAAGCTGGTTCACTTGTATTGTCCAACAGTGCTACACCTGGAATACCTAAAATTCTTGATTTAGATTCCTGCATTCATGATGGTTGGCTCTATTTTCCAAAATCAAAGCTTTCGAACGAGTTCCTTTACCTCTTTTTTAGAGATATTCGGAAAGACCTTGTAAATTTGGGTAATGGAAGTATTTTTACCAATCTTAAAACGGAAATTCTGAAAAATTTTGATACAGCATTACCTTCGAATAAAGTTTTAGATGATTTTCAAAAGATTGTTGAGCCTCTTTTCAAGCAAATGCTTAACATTCAAAGAGAAATCCAAAACCTCAGTACACTCCGAGACTTATTGCTTCCGAAGTTCATGACAGGAGAAATAAACTTAAGCTGCTAA
- a CDS encoding restriction endonuclease subunit S: MSKTEWKEYEMSELIEEISMGPFGSNIKVECFTDSGVPVLNGSNLVGFRLNEDSFNYVTEEKATSLGKANAYRGDIVITHRGTLGQIVYIPQNSKYSRYVISQSQFRVRCNEKVIPEYLVYYFHSRLGQHKLLSNASQVGVPSLARPTSTFQKLTISVPPVAKQKEIVKILSSLDDKIELNNAINRNLRANRVQNQTKFELCRGAAVNARERGNLAA, encoded by the coding sequence ATGAGCAAAACGGAATGGAAAGAATACGAGATGTCTGAACTCATAGAAGAAATTTCTATGGGTCCATTCGGATCGAATATTAAAGTTGAATGTTTCACGGATTCCGGAGTGCCTGTTCTCAACGGAAGTAATCTTGTTGGCTTTCGATTAAACGAAGACTCCTTCAACTATGTTACAGAAGAGAAAGCTACATCTTTAGGAAAAGCGAACGCCTATCGTGGCGATATTGTGATTACACATCGTGGCACATTGGGGCAAATTGTTTATATTCCGCAGAATTCCAAATACAGTCGATACGTCATTTCGCAAAGTCAGTTTAGAGTGCGATGCAATGAAAAAGTAATTCCTGAATACCTGGTTTACTATTTTCATTCAAGATTAGGTCAGCACAAATTATTGTCTAACGCCTCTCAAGTGGGCGTTCCTTCTTTAGCACGACCGACATCAACTTTTCAAAAATTGACTATCAGCGTACCGCCTGTTGCAAAGCAAAAAGAAATAGTTAAAATTCTATCCTCACTTGACGACAAAATCGAACTCAACAATGCGATAAACAGGAATTTACGTGCAAACCGAGTGCAGAACCAAACGAAGTTTGAGTTATGCCGAGGTGCAGCCGTAAATGCCCGCGAACGCGGGAATTTAGCAGCTTAA
- a CDS encoding class I SAM-dependent DNA methyltransferase: protein MARISKSSQSSATLGFEQQIWNAACELWGHIPAADYRKIFTGLIFLRYISAAFEKRYNELVAEGEGFEEDLDEYVSENIFFVPQNARWPEIAKAAHTPEIGKILDQAMIEVEKNNKALKGVLPKNYAAPDLDKRVLGNVVDVFSNMDMSDTEASKDLLGRTYEYCIAQFASYEGVKGGEFYTPASVVKTIVSILKPSEGKRVYDPCCGSGGMFVQSIKFIQDHSGNRNNVSVYGQEANADTWKMAKMNMAIRGIDANFGEHHEDTFFHDLHANERFDFIMANPPFNLKNWGQEQLQEDPRWQYGLPPAGNANFAWIEHMIYHLAPGGKIGLVLANGALSTQTGGEGEIRKRIIEADLVEGIVAMPTQLFYSVTIPVTLWFISRGKKQKGKTLFIDARNMGHMVDRKHRDLSEQDIERLASTFEKFQKGKLQDEKGFCAVVETADIAKQDYILTPGRYVGIEDSVQDDEPFEQKMTRLTGELSQMFAKSHDLEKQIKKNLEGLGFKM from the coding sequence ATGGCACGTATTTCGAAATCGTCGCAATCCTCGGCAACTCTCGGCTTTGAACAGCAAATCTGGAACGCCGCTTGCGAACTCTGGGGGCACATCCCCGCAGCGGACTACCGCAAAATTTTCACCGGCCTCATCTTCTTGCGCTACATTTCGGCCGCATTCGAAAAACGCTACAACGAACTCGTTGCCGAAGGCGAAGGCTTTGAAGAAGACCTCGACGAATACGTGAGCGAAAACATCTTCTTTGTTCCGCAAAACGCCCGCTGGCCCGAAATCGCAAAAGCCGCCCACACTCCTGAAATCGGCAAGATTCTCGACCAGGCGATGATCGAAGTCGAGAAGAACAACAAGGCACTCAAAGGTGTGCTCCCCAAGAACTACGCGGCCCCCGACCTCGACAAGCGCGTGCTCGGCAATGTGGTCGATGTGTTCAGCAACATGGACATGAGCGACACCGAAGCGAGCAAGGATTTGCTCGGTCGCACCTACGAATACTGCATCGCGCAATTCGCAAGCTACGAAGGCGTCAAGGGCGGCGAATTCTACACCCCCGCAAGCGTCGTGAAAACCATCGTGAGCATCCTCAAACCGAGCGAAGGCAAACGCGTCTATGACCCGTGCTGCGGCTCCGGCGGCATGTTCGTGCAGAGTATCAAGTTTATCCAGGACCACAGCGGCAACCGCAACAACGTAAGCGTTTACGGACAAGAGGCCAACGCCGACACCTGGAAAATGGCGAAAATGAACATGGCCATCCGCGGCATCGACGCGAACTTCGGCGAACACCACGAAGACACGTTCTTCCACGACTTGCACGCCAACGAACGCTTCGATTTCATCATGGCGAACCCGCCCTTCAACCTTAAAAACTGGGGCCAGGAACAACTGCAAGAAGACCCGCGCTGGCAATATGGCCTCCCGCCCGCAGGCAACGCGAACTTTGCATGGATCGAACACATGATCTACCACCTCGCGCCCGGCGGAAAAATCGGGCTCGTCCTTGCGAACGGCGCACTCAGCACGCAAACCGGCGGCGAAGGCGAAATCCGCAAACGCATTATTGAAGCGGACCTCGTCGAAGGCATAGTCGCCATGCCCACCCAGCTCTTCTACAGCGTCACCATCCCCGTCACGCTCTGGTTTATAAGCCGCGGCAAAAAGCAGAAAGGCAAGACGCTCTTTATAGACGCCCGCAACATGGGCCACATGGTGGACCGCAAGCATCGCGACCTCAGCGAACAGGACATCGAACGCCTCGCAAGCACCTTTGAAAAATTCCAGAAAGGCAAACTCCAAGACGAAAAAGGCTTTTGCGCCGTAGTCGAAACCGCAGACATCGCCAAGCAGGACTACATCCTCACTCCGGGCCGCTACGTCGGCATTGAAGACTCCGTGCAAGACGACGAACCCTTCGAGCAGAAAATGACCCGCCTCACCGGCGAACTCTCCCAAATGTTCGCGAAAAGCCACGACCTCGAAAAACAAATCAAGAAAAATCTGGAGGGTCTAGGATTCAAGATGTAA
- a CDS encoding sodium:alanine symporter family protein has protein sequence MFESLHNVITTLSDFLYQPFIVPLFLVAAGLFLSIRMGFPQIRLFVETLRVLNEKPVQGSGISSFGALMVSTASRVGTGNIVGVSSAICMGGPGAVFWMWLIAVIGSASAFVESTLAQIYKREDLVTGHSYGGPSYYIQTALGQRWLGIIFSVFILLTYLVGYNLLASYNVQTSFSGYSFYSETKTPIIIGAGLAILFVLCVFGGAKKLTKITSYLVPIMSITYIIVALGVIVFNFTNIPSMFMTIFKDAFSFEAGAGGFAGSCIMYGIKRGLYSNEAGMGSAPNASASASVSHPVKQGLVQSLSVFIDTIVICSATALMCLSTSVTPSSEISGIPYVQASLHSVFGELGPVFITVAILLFGFTTLIGNYYYTEGCLRFIINRRPGKIIMTVFRIIASIIVFAGALASAGFAWDSADLCQALMVVVNIPCILILSPIAIKALKNYTEQRKQGKEPVYYAKECGVNQDTDFWNRLDQ, from the coding sequence ATGTTTGAATCCCTTCATAATGTCATTACGACTCTCAGCGATTTTCTCTACCAGCCCTTTATCGTGCCCTTGTTTTTGGTGGCGGCGGGCCTGTTCCTCTCGATTCGCATGGGGTTCCCGCAAATCCGTCTGTTCGTTGAAACGCTCCGAGTCCTCAACGAAAAACCGGTGCAGGGGAGCGGCATTTCTTCTTTTGGCGCCCTGATGGTTTCTACGGCATCCCGCGTGGGCACAGGAAATATCGTGGGCGTGTCGTCGGCGATTTGCATGGGCGGCCCCGGTGCCGTTTTCTGGATGTGGCTGATTGCAGTCATCGGCAGCGCATCGGCATTTGTGGAATCGACGCTCGCCCAGATTTACAAGCGCGAAGACCTGGTGACGGGGCATTCCTACGGCGGTCCATCTTACTATATACAGACAGCTCTGGGACAGCGCTGGCTCGGAATCATTTTCTCGGTGTTCATTTTGCTCACCTATCTGGTCGGCTACAATCTTCTGGCCTCTTATAACGTGCAGACCAGTTTTTCGGGCTACAGTTTTTATAGCGAAACCAAGACGCCCATTATCATAGGCGCAGGGCTTGCAATCCTATTTGTGCTTTGTGTGTTCGGCGGCGCCAAAAAACTCACGAAAATCACGAGCTACCTTGTCCCTATCATGAGCATTACCTACATCATCGTAGCCTTAGGCGTTATCGTGTTCAATTTTACCAACATCCCCTCGATGTTCATGACCATTTTCAAGGACGCCTTCTCGTTTGAAGCGGGTGCCGGTGGCTTTGCCGGGAGTTGCATCATGTACGGTATCAAGCGCGGCCTTTATTCAAACGAAGCCGGTATGGGTTCTGCTCCGAACGCATCTGCCAGCGCAAGCGTTTCGCACCCGGTCAAGCAGGGACTGGTGCAATCGCTTTCCGTATTTATCGACACCATCGTGATTTGCTCCGCGACCGCCCTGATGTGCCTTTCCACAAGCGTTACCCCTTCTAGCGAAATATCGGGTATTCCGTATGTGCAGGCATCGCTCCACTCCGTTTTCGGAGAACTAGGCCCGGTATTCATTACGGTGGCGATTCTTTTGTTCGGTTTCACGACGCTTATCGGCAACTACTACTATACCGAAGGCTGCCTGCGATTCATCATAAATCGTCGTCCGGGCAAAATCATCATGACCGTGTTCAGAATCATCGCCTCTATTATCGTGTTTGCAGGCGCCCTTGCAAGCGCCGGCTTTGCGTGGGATTCGGCGGACCTTTGCCAGGCATTGATGGTGGTCGTCAATATCCCGTGCATCTTGATTCTTTCTCCGATTGCCATCAAGGCGCTCAAGAACTATACGGAACAACGCAAACAAGGCAAGGAACCCGTTTACTACGCCAAGGAATGCGGCGTCAACCAGGACACCGATTTCTGGAACCGGCTAGATCAATAA
- a CDS encoding GNAT family N-acetyltransferase produces MNIEYGVLKREDLKEAVEMSARAYEDYAYFANYFPDTKERLKALWAVMYRGWLTYFSQAHFLTARLDGKIVGLAELEPPHFKRPSVFQFLIHGWLQVYFDVNFRRMQTWLAMDEAAGKPCHDYKKSGPDIWYVGSLTVDPPFQGKGIGTNLIAFAGDYVRERGGKQLTLFTNSEKNIAFYTKCGFETFHECEIAHDGKTMGSWSVKKSV; encoded by the coding sequence TTGAATATAGAATACGGGGTATTGAAACGCGAAGATCTGAAAGAGGCTGTAGAAATGTCAGCTCGTGCCTATGAAGATTACGCGTATTTTGCAAATTATTTCCCTGATACAAAGGAACGGCTTAAGGCACTTTGGGCCGTGATGTACAGGGGCTGGCTGACGTATTTTAGCCAGGCGCATTTCTTGACGGCTCGGTTAGATGGCAAAATCGTGGGCCTTGCGGAGCTTGAGCCCCCGCATTTCAAGAGACCGTCGGTTTTTCAGTTTTTGATTCACGGCTGGCTGCAGGTTTATTTTGACGTGAATTTTAGGCGAATGCAAACTTGGCTCGCTATGGATGAAGCTGCCGGCAAGCCGTGCCACGATTATAAGAAAAGTGGTCCGGATATTTGGTACGTGGGCTCGCTGACGGTGGATCCGCCGTTTCAGGGAAAAGGCATTGGTACCAATCTGATTGCGTTTGCAGGAGACTATGTCCGCGAACGCGGCGGTAAGCAGCTGACGCTGTTCACGAATTCAGAGAAGAATATTGCGTTCTACACCAAATGCGGTTTCGAGACGTTTCATGAATGTGAAATTGCCCATGATGGCAAGACCATGGGCAGTTGGAGCGTAAAGAAGTCGGTGTAA
- a CDS encoding co-chaperone YbbN → MKPNIFFALASAIIFMAGATTHAATKNAGQIYNEDIKIVKVNDSNFESEILNSKKPVILEISSTSCPPCLIMIPTLIGIAKNYSDIKIASVGIDEPGIERIKASLPIQAFPTFFLIKDGRIVNKLVGAVKEEELLAALHYTPNKNAAKPVKAKKAKNSPKNLVCKTPGQFNGLKNLVTISFVFGATEIENVDIVTDVFVPPEMSDRREQMIEHVRASGKGEVEPTMTGFRMHIDNDCRFMKAMDMKRTSTYGEMRAGLELQGFSCQ, encoded by the coding sequence ATGAAACCGAATATATTTTTTGCTCTCGCCAGCGCCATCATCTTTATGGCCGGCGCGACAACCCACGCCGCCACCAAAAATGCAGGCCAGATCTACAACGAAGACATCAAAATCGTCAAGGTAAACGACAGCAATTTCGAAAGTGAAATTCTAAATTCCAAGAAGCCGGTCATCCTGGAAATTTCTTCAACCAGTTGCCCGCCGTGCCTTATCATGATTCCGACGCTTATCGGCATCGCGAAAAACTACAGCGACATCAAGATTGCCTCGGTCGGCATCGACGAACCGGGCATCGAAAGAATCAAGGCGTCGCTCCCGATCCAGGCATTCCCCACCTTCTTCCTCATCAAGGACGGTAGAATTGTAAATAAATTGGTCGGCGCAGTCAAAGAAGAGGAACTGCTCGCAGCTTTGCATTACACGCCCAATAAGAACGCCGCCAAGCCCGTCAAAGCCAAGAAAGCAAAAAATTCTCCGAAGAACCTGGTGTGCAAGACGCCCGGACAGTTCAACGGCCTCAAGAACCTGGTGACCATCTCGTTCGTATTCGGCGCCACCGAAATCGAAAATGTCGATATCGTCACCGACGTTTTCGTACCGCCCGAAATGAGTGACAGGCGCGAACAGATGATTGAACATGTGCGTGCAAGCGGCAAGGGAGAGGTGGAGCCCACCATGACAGGCTTCCGCATGCACATCGACAACGATTGTCGATTCATGAAGGCGATGGATATGAAACGCACCTCGACTTACGGCGAGATGCGTGCAGGCCTTGAGTTGCAAGGTTTCAGCTGTCAGTAA
- a CDS encoding TolB family protein, whose protein sequence is MLEVYDIETGKSEVLDEFDRVIEAPNWSADGKFLTFNSEGRIYKYEIASGDVNEVPSYFVDNCNNDHVLSPDGEGLYVSHHTKEDGLSRIYKIFFDGRMPELVTPLAPSYLHGITPDGKMLAYCAERNGEYDIYTIPTAGGNEMQLTTALGLNDGPEYDCDGEYIWFNSVRTGRMQAWRMRADGSEQTQMTFDAHWNTWFPHISPDRTKVVMLAYHERDVRPGEHVPNKNVEIRLMTGSDKTGWSKPRTILKLFGGQGTINVNSWAPDSKRFAYVRYEKR, encoded by the coding sequence ATTCTCGAAGTTTATGATATTGAAACGGGCAAGTCGGAAGTGCTCGACGAATTTGATCGCGTCATCGAGGCTCCTAACTGGAGCGCCGACGGCAAGTTCCTCACTTTCAACAGCGAAGGCCGCATCTATAAATACGAGATTGCGTCGGGTGACGTGAACGAAGTGCCGAGTTACTTTGTCGATAATTGCAACAACGACCATGTGCTTTCTCCGGATGGCGAAGGCCTCTATGTGAGCCACCATACTAAAGAAGACGGGCTTTCGCGCATTTATAAGATTTTCTTTGACGGTCGCATGCCGGAACTGGTGACGCCGCTTGCTCCGAGCTACCTCCACGGTATCACTCCCGACGGCAAGATGCTCGCCTACTGCGCCGAACGGAATGGCGAATATGACATATACACCATTCCGACTGCCGGCGGAAACGAAATGCAACTCACGACGGCTCTCGGCCTGAACGACGGCCCCGAATATGACTGTGACGGGGAATACATCTGGTTCAATTCGGTGCGCACCGGCCGTATGCAGGCTTGGCGCATGAGGGCTGATGGCTCCGAACAGACGCAGATGACATTCGATGCGCATTGGAACACCTGGTTCCCGCACATTTCGCCCGACCGCACGAAGGTCGTGATGCTCGCCTACCATGAGCGTGACGTGCGCCCCGGCGAACATGTCCCGAACAAGAATGTGGAAATCCGCCTGATGACCGGCAGCGATAAAACCGGCTGGAGCAAGCCGCGTACGATCCTCAAGCTGTTCGGCGGCCAGGGAACGATCAACGTGAACTCGTGGGCCCCCGACAGCAAGCGCTTCGCGTATGTAAGGTACGAAAAAAGGTAA